A DNA window from Streptomyces sp. 71268 contains the following coding sequences:
- a CDS encoding ABC transporter substrate-binding protein, translating to MVDSTFPDDLGADDFAREYPAALVPARRGQLAIGLPLLLLQVPGRQQGTATVATYRAQVGRVVAALREPLEGQGEKLVPHAVAHPTADDDLVAEHASQELAFGIPSRMTPDRFADVALMRDLVTAIRARAETTPADGPQATARAEADAADTASQGPVGVPTPAPDDAVALRNHAYERRVHRGGLPKLLWALGGKGVPDNAGFGGWLLRTFWLSFTHTLPRWWWARRVTRRLIRRPRRRVGGRRGWLGAELNVARGREDLFQVMDGVADRQVSRLRLREGKRQREDARTVLEQLLTLALLADLALPRVGGLLPKRRRRTARPVLLVHVPHPDEPGARAAERFLRVYAKAQAQSPTLGPLVIAVGRFSEALVGELDPERLDAAQAGRALRTGADRPVLVDLQEEPFERRGLPVRCRPPRRYRLHWRTQTALASGTTALALTLGGVSCGGTWLEPAPATGCVAGDSTAPNRAAPGEVHPVEWYRTALRAIDAENRRAEELAARGRTVRTIVYFASAGPEGAAGTLFDGIVPELRGITLWQRRLNSEAFSDDSRVPLRVEVRNTGRDFVRAADEARKLVAEVAAGDRTGAREVVGVLGFAQSRDSTREALRVLARARIPAVGTTATADEMQVGDYYWPLTPVNSTEARVVASFARTKRLVARPSGAGCTPARRAIVVQSPGDLYSRSLASLFRGNFVSGSGGDGPDGAAELVNFSQEGDFDHSDPGVFGYSRPRDLADKVCEVLGGDSRTVVYWAGRTRDFAAFVDALDARNACDQRAVTVLAGNELTNVAQTGEFEGRGWLRLYYVAHRLPDADPLASRKTQQFVAAYNAFVASERGRDPWRDDGQAAVTYDALHVLSQAVDLARADHSVGRSAVTTALRSGISFDGATGSVHYASGSNAPPRDKTLVVLRLTPRGPRTAAACGAYTQGQRYTLQGAPCAP from the coding sequence ATGGTCGATTCGACATTTCCCGACGATCTGGGAGCAGACGACTTCGCCCGCGAATATCCGGCGGCTCTCGTTCCCGCCCGGCGGGGCCAGTTGGCGATCGGGCTCCCCTTGCTGTTGCTCCAGGTGCCGGGCCGACAGCAGGGCACGGCGACGGTGGCGACGTACCGCGCACAGGTGGGGCGCGTGGTGGCGGCGCTGCGGGAACCGCTGGAGGGCCAGGGCGAGAAGCTCGTCCCCCATGCCGTGGCGCACCCCACCGCCGACGACGACCTCGTCGCCGAGCACGCGAGCCAGGAACTCGCCTTCGGCATCCCGTCCCGGATGACCCCGGACCGGTTCGCCGACGTCGCGCTCATGCGGGACCTGGTCACCGCGATCCGAGCGCGCGCCGAGACGACGCCCGCCGACGGGCCCCAGGCCACGGCGCGCGCGGAGGCCGACGCCGCGGACACGGCGTCCCAGGGCCCGGTGGGCGTGCCCACACCCGCCCCCGACGACGCGGTGGCCCTGCGGAACCACGCGTACGAGCGGCGGGTGCACCGGGGTGGGTTGCCGAAGCTGCTGTGGGCGCTGGGTGGCAAGGGGGTACCGGACAACGCGGGGTTCGGCGGCTGGCTGTTGCGCACGTTCTGGCTGTCCTTCACGCACACGCTGCCGCGCTGGTGGTGGGCCCGCCGGGTCACGCGCAGACTGATCCGGCGCCCGCGCCGGCGGGTCGGCGGCAGACGAGGCTGGCTCGGCGCCGAGTTGAACGTGGCGCGGGGGCGGGAGGATCTGTTCCAGGTGATGGACGGGGTCGCGGACCGGCAGGTCAGCCGGCTCCGGCTGCGGGAGGGCAAGCGGCAGCGCGAGGACGCCCGCACGGTCCTGGAACAGCTCCTGACCCTGGCCCTGCTGGCCGACCTCGCACTGCCCCGGGTGGGCGGGTTGCTGCCCAAGCGGCGCCGACGCACCGCCCGCCCGGTGCTGCTCGTGCACGTACCGCACCCGGACGAGCCGGGAGCGCGGGCCGCGGAGCGCTTCCTGCGCGTGTACGCCAAGGCTCAGGCGCAGTCGCCCACGCTCGGCCCGCTGGTGATCGCCGTGGGCCGCTTCTCGGAGGCGCTTGTGGGCGAACTCGACCCGGAGCGCCTGGACGCGGCCCAGGCGGGGCGGGCGCTACGGACCGGCGCCGACCGGCCGGTCCTGGTCGACCTCCAGGAGGAGCCGTTCGAACGACGTGGGCTGCCCGTCCGCTGCCGGCCGCCGCGTCGCTACCGGCTGCACTGGCGCACCCAGACCGCGCTGGCCTCCGGCACCACGGCCCTGGCCCTCACCCTGGGTGGCGTGTCGTGCGGCGGCACCTGGCTCGAACCCGCCCCCGCGACCGGCTGTGTGGCGGGGGACAGCACCGCGCCGAACCGCGCCGCGCCCGGCGAGGTGCACCCCGTGGAGTGGTACCGGACCGCGCTGCGGGCGATCGACGCGGAGAACCGGCGGGCGGAGGAACTCGCCGCGCGCGGCCGGACGGTGCGCACCATCGTCTACTTCGCCTCCGCGGGCCCGGAGGGCGCGGCGGGCACGCTGTTCGACGGGATCGTGCCGGAGCTGCGCGGCATCACCCTGTGGCAGCGGCGGCTCAACAGCGAGGCGTTCTCGGACGATTCGCGGGTGCCGCTGCGGGTGGAGGTGCGCAACACCGGGCGCGACTTCGTACGCGCCGCCGATGAGGCCCGCAAGCTGGTCGCGGAGGTGGCGGCCGGTGATCGTACGGGCGCCCGGGAGGTCGTGGGTGTCCTGGGATTCGCGCAGAGCCGCGACTCGACCCGCGAGGCCCTGCGCGTCCTGGCGCGGGCGCGCATCCCGGCCGTGGGGACGACGGCGACCGCCGACGAGATGCAGGTCGGCGACTACTACTGGCCCCTCACTCCGGTCAACAGCACCGAGGCGCGGGTGGTGGCCTCCTTCGCCCGCACCAAGCGGCTGGTGGCGCGGCCGAGCGGCGCCGGGTGCACCCCGGCCCGGCGCGCGATCGTGGTGCAGAGCCCGGGCGACCTCTACAGCCGCAGCCTGGCCAGCCTGTTCAGGGGCAACTTCGTCAGCGGCTCCGGAGGCGACGGACCGGACGGCGCGGCGGAGTTGGTCAACTTCTCCCAGGAGGGCGACTTCGACCACTCCGACCCCGGGGTGTTCGGCTACTCGCGCCCGCGCGACCTCGCCGACAAGGTGTGCGAGGTGTTGGGCGGCGACAGCCGTACGGTGGTCTACTGGGCCGGCCGGACCCGGGACTTCGCGGCCTTCGTGGACGCGTTGGACGCGCGGAACGCATGTGACCAGCGCGCCGTCACCGTACTGGCCGGCAACGAGCTGACGAACGTGGCCCAGACCGGCGAGTTTGAGGGCAGGGGCTGGTTGCGGCTGTACTACGTGGCGCACCGGCTGCCCGACGCCGACCCGCTGGCGAGCCGCAAGACCCAGCAGTTCGTGGCCGCCTACAACGCCTTCGTCGCCAGCGAGCGGGGCCGGGACCCGTGGCGCGACGACGGCCAGGCGGCCGTCACCTACGACGCCCTGCACGTCCTGTCCCAGGCGGTTGACCTGGCCCGGGCGGACCACAGTGTGGGCAGGAGCGCGGTCACCACCGCCCTCAGGTCCGGCATCTCCTTCGACGGGGCGACCGGCTCGGTCCACTACGCCTCCGGCAGCAACGCCCCGCCCCGGGACAAGACCCTGGTGGTCCTGCGCCTCACCCCCCGGGGTCCACGCACGGCCGCCGCCTGCGGGGCGTACACGCAGGGCCAGCGGTACACGCTCCAGGGGGCACCCTGTGCGCCGTAG
- a CDS encoding DUF5709 domain-containing protein, which produces MSDEMADDVYQPTGGNEEQEDAAPLDTQNALGGRSYDETLDEGYSPPEKPLGVNKVGTTAEEQYHGETLDERLRQEVSDVGVPEGDGRGDLAGGDGELIDDEVGDDRAGRLLAPDEGAHPDRTKDLTARDVGIDGGAAGAEEAAVHLVEPEEYADEEPDTDARP; this is translated from the coding sequence ATGAGCGACGAGATGGCGGATGACGTGTACCAGCCCACGGGCGGCAACGAGGAGCAGGAGGACGCCGCGCCGCTGGACACGCAGAACGCGCTCGGCGGGCGGAGCTACGACGAGACCCTCGACGAGGGCTACTCGCCGCCTGAGAAACCGCTGGGCGTCAACAAGGTCGGCACGACGGCCGAGGAGCAGTACCACGGGGAGACCCTGGACGAACGGCTGCGGCAGGAGGTCTCCGACGTCGGCGTCCCGGAGGGTGACGGCCGTGGAGACCTGGCCGGCGGCGACGGCGAGCTGATCGACGACGAGGTGGGTGACGACCGCGCGGGGCGCCTGCTGGCCCCCGACGAGGGCGCCCACCCCGACCGGACCAAGGACCTGACCGCCCGCGACGTGGGCATCGACGGCGGCGCGGCCGGGGCCGAGGAGGCCGCCGTGCACCTCGTGGAGCCGGAGGAGTACGCCGACGAGGAACCGGACACCGACGCCCGGCCCTGA
- a CDS encoding nitroreductase family protein, translating into MPGNLIKQKAASVAYAPERESSVRTVDLWARVALPAALPEPPAGPVVAPGLRLALSLLEEGVLTSRANRSCGSYVARAVPSAGAVYPYEFAVLTLEDGHPTAFRIDADRRTCARLAVGPRVAAALRASLLSIPEGGGALVVTLTRPWLSMRKYGDRGYLYTQLDAGHAAGNLMLAVAGRGATGALRLRFPRESLSELLEAGENCREIHSAVLVPVSSTDDSWARWTVHDDTDRERRGATWRSWLEGACWDSLAGWSAHSGSPFLPAAPAPLAHVHANHQRVAAEAGLGDPSGWAELIGTRVSSKAFTGEPVSAAAVWKAVSALCTPLETDLPAASPLAATLVLRSTTEPAQDAVYRLRTGERQSVPLPSTDEVARACMQQRSLAGAAAIVLLHVPRASLAGAGSAGDAESLRELAFRCGALGQLLYLGANRAGIGVTAIGGFDSPLWRTLAGLPEGDETLYALLLGRPDDSGIKFDRLAMAHAQNER; encoded by the coding sequence GTGCCAGGAAACCTGATAAAACAAAAAGCCGCATCCGTCGCATACGCGCCCGAGCGCGAATCCTCGGTCCGCACCGTTGACCTGTGGGCCCGCGTGGCCCTGCCGGCGGCGTTACCCGAACCGCCCGCCGGGCCCGTGGTCGCGCCCGGCCTCCGCCTCGCCCTGTCCCTGCTGGAAGAGGGCGTGCTGACCAGCCGCGCCAACCGGTCCTGCGGGTCGTACGTCGCGCGGGCGGTGCCGTCGGCCGGGGCCGTGTACCCGTACGAATTCGCCGTCCTCACTCTGGAGGACGGCCACCCGACGGCGTTTCGCATTGACGCCGATCGCCGCACCTGCGCCCGACTGGCCGTCGGTCCCCGCGTCGCCGCCGCCCTTCGCGCGTCCCTGTTGTCCATTCCGGAAGGCGGCGGAGCGCTGGTGGTCACGCTCACCCGCCCCTGGCTTTCGATGCGCAAGTACGGCGACCGCGGCTATCTCTACACCCAGCTCGACGCGGGACACGCGGCCGGGAACCTCATGCTGGCCGTCGCCGGCCGTGGCGCCACGGGGGCGCTACGGCTGCGCTTCCCGAGGGAATCCCTGTCGGAATTGCTGGAGGCCGGCGAGAATTGCCGCGAAATTCACTCCGCGGTTCTCGTGCCGGTCAGCTCCACGGACGATTCCTGGGCCCGCTGGACCGTGCACGACGACACCGACCGGGAACGGCGCGGGGCCACCTGGCGGTCGTGGCTGGAAGGCGCCTGCTGGGACTCGCTCGCCGGCTGGTCCGCGCACTCCGGCTCGCCCTTCCTGCCGGCCGCGCCAGCGCCGCTCGCCCACGTGCACGCGAACCACCAACGCGTGGCCGCCGAAGCGGGGTTGGGGGACCCGTCCGGCTGGGCGGAGCTGATCGGGACGCGCGTGTCCAGCAAGGCGTTCACGGGCGAACCGGTCTCCGCCGCCGCCGTCTGGAAGGCGGTCTCGGCCCTGTGCACACCGCTGGAGACCGACCTCCCCGCCGCCTCGCCCCTGGCCGCCACCCTGGTCCTGCGCTCGACGACCGAGCCCGCGCAGGACGCGGTCTACCGGCTGCGCACCGGCGAACGGCAATCGGTGCCGCTGCCCTCCACCGACGAGGTCGCCCGGGCCTGCATGCAGCAGCGCTCCCTCGCCGGGGCCGCCGCCATCGTGCTGCTGCACGTGCCGCGCGCCTCGCTCGCCGGGGCCGGCTCGGCCGGCGACGCCGAGAGCCTGCGTGAACTCGCCTTCCGGTGCGGTGCGTTGGGGCAGCTCCTCTACCTGGGGGCAAACCGCGCGGGGATCGGGGTGACCGCCATCGGCGGCTTCGACTCGCCGCTGTGGCGCACGCTGGCGGGGCTGCCGGAGGGTGACGAGACCCTGTACGCCCTGCTGCTCGGCCGCCCGGACGACTCGGGCATCAAGTTCGACCGGCTTGCCATGGCGCACGCCCAGAACGAACGGTGA
- a CDS encoding LuxR C-terminal-related transcriptional regulator has protein sequence MAAERSTADILNAAVQVRRAARSAARGATGVDTVLAALSRVAEYDHASLARWDPLRERHTTLAGCYPADATAYIETRLHRDPVFSVLRDPDRGGLWLGEVPWHLLAASPGFREVLRPLGIEGGVAQCLFAADGRYVGMLNLSTRRPRPVPDAARAAVTLLAEALAAAVAVPHLDEPPGRGTARPERPGGLSPRELEVLAHLTTGRTNREIAERLYVTPRTVGTHIEHILAKLDLPNRAAAAAQAAAWGITPSG, from the coding sequence GTGGCAGCGGAGCGGAGCACGGCGGACATCCTGAACGCGGCCGTCCAGGTACGCCGGGCCGCCAGGAGCGCGGCGCGGGGCGCGACCGGCGTCGACACGGTCCTGGCAGCGCTGTCGCGGGTGGCGGAGTACGACCACGCGTCGCTGGCCCGGTGGGATCCGCTCCGCGAACGCCACACCACCCTGGCCGGCTGCTACCCGGCCGACGCCACGGCGTACATCGAGACCCGCCTCCACCGCGACCCGGTCTTCTCCGTGCTGCGCGACCCGGACCGGGGCGGTCTGTGGCTCGGGGAGGTGCCCTGGCACCTGCTGGCCGCCTCCCCGGGCTTCCGGGAGGTGCTGCGTCCGCTCGGCATCGAGGGTGGCGTGGCCCAGTGTCTGTTCGCGGCCGACGGCCGCTACGTCGGCATGCTCAACCTGAGCACCCGCCGGCCGCGGCCCGTGCCCGACGCGGCGCGCGCCGCGGTCACCCTGCTCGCCGAGGCGCTGGCCGCGGCCGTCGCCGTGCCCCACCTCGACGAGCCGCCGGGGCGAGGCACGGCGCGTCCGGAGCGTCCCGGCGGGCTCTCACCACGGGAGCTCGAAGTGCTGGCCCACCTCACCACCGGCCGCACCAACCGGGAGATCGCCGAGCGGCTGTACGTCACGCCGCGCACGGTCGGGACGCACATCGAGCACATCCTCGCCAAGCTCGACCTCCCCAACCGCGCCGCCGCCGCTGCCCAGGCCGCTGCCTGGGGCATCACACCCTCCGGCTGA
- a CDS encoding dihydrodipicolinate reductase C-terminal domain-containing protein codes for MPETPTSGGPTIGIVGLGRLGSAVRAACQASGARVTLTASRRGGWSVDAVPDVLVDASAPEAHPTVLDYCATHRLPLVACVSNLSDTQWKALEELAEGVPVVRATNLSFAHYLQVRIAEFTAAHATGRFDATTTVRERHPLGKAHRPSATALALAETWHRASGRAVADIADERAGLPVSEHEMTHTWDGEALHVRHHVGSWTVPARGALTAADWARTATPGLVTMRTVYDDLTARRVT; via the coding sequence ATGCCTGAGACACCGACCAGCGGCGGCCCGACGATCGGGATCGTGGGCCTGGGGCGGCTCGGTTCCGCGGTGCGGGCGGCCTGCCAGGCGAGCGGCGCGAGGGTCACCCTCACCGCCTCCCGCCGCGGCGGCTGGTCCGTCGACGCGGTCCCCGACGTGCTCGTCGACGCCAGTGCGCCCGAGGCACACCCGACCGTCCTCGACTACTGCGCCACGCACCGGCTGCCGCTGGTCGCCTGCGTCTCCAACCTGTCGGACACCCAGTGGAAGGCGCTGGAGGAGTTGGCGGAAGGGGTGCCGGTGGTACGCGCCACCAACCTCTCCTTCGCCCACTACCTCCAGGTGCGCATCGCCGAGTTCACCGCCGCCCACGCCACCGGCCGCTTCGACGCGACCACCACCGTCCGCGAACGACACCCGCTCGGCAAGGCGCACCGCCCGAGCGCCACCGCGCTGGCACTGGCGGAGACCTGGCACCGGGCGAGCGGCCGAGCCGTGGCCGACATCGCCGACGAACGCGCCGGGCTGCCGGTCAGCGAACACGAGATGACCCACACCTGGGACGGCGAGGCACTGCACGTGCGCCACCACGTCGGCAGTTGGACGGTGCCCGCCCGCGGCGCGCTGACGGCCGCCGACTGGGCCCGTACCGCCACACCCGGACTGGTCACCATGCGGACCGTCTACGACGACCTGACAGCCAGGAGAGTGACATGA
- a CDS encoding DUF3093 family protein translates to MSLYDERLSVPPAWWLWVPLPGLALALVLLPLGVPAALGALLLVSCAAAAGTYAYGRSRIKVTIGSLTAGKIRLPIDVLGMPEILDREEALAWRTRRADAHALMLLRSHVPTALRIEITAPDYRAPYLYLSTRQPHTLVAVLAFAKR, encoded by the coding sequence ATGTCTCTTTACGACGAGCGGCTGAGCGTGCCCCCCGCCTGGTGGCTGTGGGTGCCGTTGCCCGGCCTCGCCCTGGCGTTGGTGCTGCTCCCCCTCGGAGTGCCGGCAGCGCTCGGCGCGCTGCTGCTGGTCTCGTGCGCGGCGGCGGCCGGGACGTACGCGTACGGCCGCTCCCGCATCAAGGTGACCATCGGGTCCCTCACCGCGGGCAAGATCCGGCTACCCATCGACGTGCTCGGCATGCCCGAGATCCTGGACCGGGAGGAGGCGCTGGCCTGGCGTACCCGGCGGGCCGACGCCCACGCGCTGATGCTGCTGCGCAGCCACGTGCCGACGGCGCTGCGTATCGAGATCACGGCGCCCGACTACCGCGCCCCGTACCTGTACCTCTCGACCCGCCAGCCACACACCCTCGTCGCCGTGCTCGCCTTCGCCAAGCGCTGA
- a CDS encoding class I adenylate-forming enzyme family protein — protein MRAVLPELLTDVLTRHGERVAVSDAAGSLGYAELLQRARAAADTLARHEVPGERLRVALYATNSVDYVVSYLATLFAGGVPFLVDSAFSPFDLSRIAEDCGLDLLVHAPDADTHTIADQAHAAGGEFGALAVSRVRPFDTPRPHLLDATEVCRFTSGSTGRPNCIEFSGAAVSAAAANWAKGTGLSADDRIACFAALSNGLAFNTSLLAAFLPGASLHLSSGLPTASRVVRLLESTEATRLVAFPALYESIVRRAPKEGFAAVRTAISSGAPLRETVREEFTRLTGVPIHNYYGVAEAGPLTYAADRAGSGLGAPLPGVHLLATERGIRVRSESMGSRYLNAPGVFEERVDAEGYYHTGDQGHLRDGTLHLTGRTSRLVNVGGRKIDPIEIADVLRTAPGVLDAVAFEADNQHGDPTLAAVVAVEAGVSARSLRTHCAATLPSFKVPGILRLVDRIPANSIGKPSIERLRRLLSEPQSTSDTQSN, from the coding sequence ATGCGCGCTGTCCTCCCCGAACTCCTCACCGACGTTCTCACCCGACACGGCGAGCGCGTCGCGGTCAGCGACGCGGCCGGTTCGCTCGGGTACGCCGAACTCCTCCAGCGGGCCCGCGCCGCGGCGGACACGCTGGCCCGGCACGAGGTGCCTGGCGAGCGGCTTCGGGTGGCCCTGTACGCCACCAACTCCGTGGACTACGTGGTCAGTTACCTGGCGACGCTGTTCGCCGGCGGGGTTCCCTTCCTGGTCGACTCGGCCTTCAGCCCGTTCGACCTCTCCCGCATCGCCGAGGACTGCGGGCTTGACCTGCTGGTCCACGCCCCGGACGCCGATACGCACACCATCGCGGACCAGGCCCACGCGGCGGGCGGCGAGTTCGGCGCCCTCGCCGTCAGCCGGGTACGGCCGTTCGACACCCCCCGCCCGCACCTGTTGGACGCCACCGAGGTGTGCCGCTTCACCTCCGGCTCCACCGGCCGGCCCAACTGCATCGAGTTCTCCGGCGCCGCCGTCTCCGCCGCGGCCGCCAACTGGGCCAAGGGGACCGGGCTTTCGGCGGACGACCGCATCGCCTGCTTCGCCGCGCTCTCCAACGGACTGGCCTTCAACACCTCCCTCCTCGCGGCCTTCCTGCCCGGCGCGTCCCTGCACCTGTCGAGCGGGCTGCCCACCGCCTCCCGCGTGGTGCGACTCCTGGAGAGCACCGAGGCCACCCGCCTCGTGGCGTTCCCGGCGCTCTACGAGTCGATCGTGCGACGCGCCCCGAAGGAGGGGTTCGCCGCCGTCCGCACCGCCATCTCCTCCGGCGCCCCGCTGCGCGAGACCGTACGCGAGGAGTTCACCCGGCTCACCGGCGTACCGATCCACAACTACTACGGCGTCGCCGAGGCCGGACCCCTGACGTACGCCGCGGACAGGGCGGGCAGCGGGCTCGGCGCCCCCCTGCCCGGTGTGCACCTGCTCGCCACGGAGCGGGGCATCCGGGTCAGGAGCGAGTCGATGGGCTCGCGCTACCTCAACGCCCCCGGCGTGTTCGAGGAGCGCGTCGACGCCGAGGGTTACTACCACACCGGTGACCAGGGCCACCTGCGCGACGGCACGCTCCACCTGACCGGGCGTACCAGCCGGCTGGTCAACGTGGGCGGGCGCAAGATCGACCCGATCGAGATCGCGGACGTGCTGCGCACGGCCCCGGGAGTGCTGGACGCGGTCGCCTTCGAGGCCGACAACCAGCACGGCGATCCCACCCTGGCCGCCGTCGTCGCCGTCGAGGCCGGCGTGAGCGCGCGGTCCCTGCGCACCCACTGCGCGGCGACGCTCCCGTCGTTCAAGGTGCCCGGCATCCTCCGCCTGGTGGACCGGATTCCGGCGAACTCGATCGGCAAGCCGTCCATCGAACGCCTGCGGCGCCTGCTCAGCGAGCCCCAGAGCACCAGCGACACCCAGAGCAACTGA
- a CDS encoding DinB family protein: MIDDPRTHPSKVADDRASLTAFLDYQRATLAMKCAGLSGAQLRRRAIPTSDLTLLGLVRHAVEVERSWFQTVLGGKSLPALWPRVNGVFGEWQVADADADEAFTLWRATCEDSRAVVNAFPTLDARVEFRGESISLRYVLTHMIEEYARHNGHADLLREAIDGTVGE, translated from the coding sequence ATGATCGATGACCCACGTACCCACCCTTCCAAGGTGGCCGACGACCGCGCGTCGCTGACGGCGTTCCTCGACTACCAACGCGCCACGCTGGCCATGAAGTGTGCCGGCCTGTCAGGTGCGCAACTGCGGCGACGGGCGATACCGACCTCGGACCTGACCCTGCTCGGGCTGGTCCGGCACGCCGTCGAGGTCGAGCGGAGTTGGTTCCAGACGGTGCTGGGCGGGAAATCCCTCCCCGCCCTGTGGCCGCGCGTGAACGGCGTATTCGGCGAATGGCAGGTAGCGGACGCCGATGCCGACGAGGCGTTTACGTTGTGGCGCGCGACATGCGAGGACTCCCGGGCGGTGGTGAACGCGTTTCCGACACTGGATGCCCGGGTGGAATTCAGGGGCGAGAGCATCTCGCTGCGCTATGTCCTCACCCACATGATTGAGGAATACGCGCGCCACAACGGCCACGCCGACCTCCTGCGGGAAGCGATCGACGGCACGGTGGGGGAGTAG
- a CDS encoding amidohydrolase: protein MCVDTYADLVFVGGRVVTVDAEFSVASALAVTGGTISAVGGRDDVTPLVGPDTRVIDYRGATLLPGINDSHLHGCAFGMATPPLSLDLGHPTVASLAEVAQAVGEAVGRVPDGQWITGHGWDTGYLDECLRDVSRLPSRHDLDAVSPDHPVVLYSFSGHATWVNSRALQLIGIDRHTEAPPGGTIVVDEAGEPTGLLHEGAQALVQNALPPLSRQERADAIRSTLATLARLGVTSYTEPGLGPGGDGIMRGALGAATLDVYRELLADGELTARVGVLLLPTGMASTAEEFAHNLAAIDGPYDADPRRLAIHGIKLFADGVVPNKTAWMNEPYVGGGCGSLCVGGETDHERAAELGVMIRHAHAAGHQLGVHVTGDRAIDTVADAFAAAVAEHPRPDARHYLIHGDFLTDHSMRVLATHGFGVNMNPTIKWTVADLEEEFVGVDRAAYAWPYRSAIDAGVRVASGSDAPVTAPDWRQGIATMVLRESKAAGRVSGPEQRISLAEAIRTYTIDAAWQDFADGWKGSLETGKVADLCVVDGDLLAVDPHDIPHLPVTLTVVDGRVVHDTLGD, encoded by the coding sequence ATGTGTGTGGACACGTATGCGGACCTGGTGTTCGTCGGTGGGCGAGTGGTCACGGTGGACGCGGAGTTCTCCGTCGCCTCGGCCCTGGCGGTGACCGGCGGGACCATCAGTGCCGTGGGTGGGCGCGATGACGTCACACCGCTCGTCGGGCCCGACACCCGGGTCATCGACTACCGGGGAGCCACGCTGCTCCCCGGTATCAACGACTCCCACCTGCACGGATGCGCCTTCGGCATGGCGACGCCGCCGCTCTCCCTGGACCTGGGCCATCCCACCGTCGCCTCACTCGCCGAGGTGGCACAGGCGGTGGGCGAGGCCGTCGGGCGGGTGCCGGACGGGCAGTGGATCACCGGGCACGGCTGGGACACCGGATACCTGGACGAGTGCCTGCGCGACGTGTCGCGGCTGCCCTCGCGGCACGACCTCGATGCCGTCAGCCCCGACCACCCCGTCGTCCTGTACTCCTTCTCCGGGCACGCCACCTGGGTCAACTCCAGGGCGCTGCAACTCATCGGGATCGACCGGCACACCGAAGCGCCGCCCGGCGGAACCATCGTCGTGGACGAGGCCGGTGAGCCGACCGGGCTGCTCCACGAGGGGGCCCAGGCCCTGGTCCAGAACGCGCTGCCGCCGCTCAGCCGGCAGGAGCGGGCCGACGCGATCAGGTCCACCCTCGCCACGCTCGCCCGCCTGGGTGTGACCAGCTACACCGAGCCCGGGCTCGGCCCCGGCGGGGACGGCATCATGCGCGGTGCGCTCGGGGCGGCGACCCTCGACGTCTACCGCGAGCTGCTGGCTGACGGCGAACTCACTGCCCGGGTCGGCGTCCTGCTGCTGCCCACGGGCATGGCGAGCACCGCCGAGGAGTTCGCCCACAACCTCGCCGCCATCGACGGCCCGTACGACGCCGATCCGCGCCGCCTGGCGATCCACGGGATCAAACTCTTCGCCGACGGCGTCGTCCCCAACAAGACGGCCTGGATGAACGAGCCGTACGTCGGCGGCGGCTGCGGCTCGCTGTGCGTCGGTGGTGAAACCGACCACGAGCGGGCCGCCGAACTCGGCGTCATGATCCGGCACGCCCACGCCGCGGGGCACCAACTGGGCGTGCACGTCACCGGTGACCGGGCCATCGACACCGTCGCGGACGCCTTCGCCGCGGCCGTCGCCGAACACCCGCGGCCCGACGCCCGGCACTACCTCATCCACGGCGACTTCCTCACCGACCACAGCATGAGGGTGCTGGCCACGCACGGTTTCGGCGTCAACATGAACCCCACCATCAAGTGGACCGTCGCCGACCTGGAGGAGGAGTTCGTCGGCGTGGACCGTGCCGCGTACGCGTGGCCCTACCGCTCCGCCATCGACGCCGGCGTGCGGGTAGCGAGCGGGTCTGACGCCCCCGTCACGGCCCCGGACTGGCGCCAGGGCATCGCCACCATGGTGCTGCGCGAGTCGAAGGCCGCCGGTCGGGTCAGCGGTCCCGAACAGCGCATCAGCCTGGCCGAGGCGATCCGTACGTACACCATCGACGCCGCCTGGCAGGACTTCGCCGACGGTTGGAAGGGTTCCCTGGAGACGGGCAAGGTCGCCGACCTGTGTGTGGTCGACGGAGACCTGCTCGCCGTGGACCCGCACGACATCCCGCACCTCCCGGTCACCCTCACCGTGGTGGACGGCCGGGTCGTGCACGACACCCTCGGCGATTGA
- a CDS encoding phosphopantetheine-binding protein: MDSNALRTKILDLAIAAGDGSVTADELASANYSLREVGYSSLSYMRLIDSIENEVGVYLDPEAATEHYETIDSVTALVVASGIGADA; encoded by the coding sequence ATGGACAGCAACGCTCTTCGTACCAAGATCCTCGACCTGGCCATCGCGGCGGGCGACGGCAGTGTCACGGCCGACGAACTCGCCAGCGCCAACTACTCGCTGCGTGAGGTCGGCTACTCCTCACTCTCCTACATGCGCCTGATCGACAGCATCGAGAACGAGGTCGGCGTCTACCTGGACCCCGAGGCCGCCACCGAGCACTACGAGACCATCGACTCCGTCACGGCCCTGGTGGTCGCCAGCGGAATCGGTGCCGATGCCTGA